The following proteins are encoded in a genomic region of Nocardioides sp. cx-173:
- a CDS encoding HNH endonuclease signature motif containing protein, giving the protein MSSPAAPTASHPVAAGVARLRTQVADLNQTPVWSMTPTETAQALADATRLRAQADELTLRLAAHADTTQAGVETGATSTAVYWAHTTHQTQRATAAAMKLAKALERHDSVAAALAAGVILTDQAQVIVEAVDALPEDVQPEVRAEARGHLLGQAEHHDARALRVLGRRILDVVAPEVGEAQEAKALEAEERRAEQRARLTMHDDGHGTTYGRFQIPTHVADRFRKQLGAIANPKVGGQGAGPHGMGLALIEYVQRYPVDRLPDSGGLDATVVVTMTLETLMGGLKAAQLDTGTRISPALARTLACQAGVIPAVLGTRSQVLDLGRKARFHTKAQRIALAVQHGGCYAQGCERPSAWCQAHHLTPWSKGGDTTVTDGVLLCRRHHTLAHHPNYSMTHLSGGKVAFTKRE; this is encoded by the coding sequence ATGAGCAGCCCCGCCGCCCCCACCGCGAGCCACCCCGTGGCCGCCGGAGTGGCACGGCTGCGCACCCAAGTCGCCGACCTCAACCAGACCCCGGTGTGGTCGATGACCCCCACCGAGACCGCCCAGGCGCTGGCTGACGCGACCCGGCTGCGCGCCCAGGCCGACGAGCTCACGCTGCGCCTGGCCGCACACGCCGACACCACCCAGGCCGGCGTCGAGACCGGCGCGACCTCGACCGCGGTCTACTGGGCCCACACCACCCACCAGACCCAACGCGCCACCGCCGCAGCGATGAAGCTCGCCAAAGCGTTGGAGCGCCACGACAGCGTCGCCGCCGCGCTCGCGGCAGGGGTGATCCTCACCGACCAGGCCCAGGTCATCGTCGAGGCCGTCGATGCCCTGCCCGAGGACGTGCAGCCCGAGGTCCGTGCGGAGGCCCGTGGCCACCTGCTGGGCCAGGCCGAGCACCACGACGCGAGAGCGTTGCGGGTCCTGGGCAGACGGATCCTCGACGTCGTCGCGCCCGAGGTCGGCGAAGCCCAGGAGGCCAAGGCCCTCGAAGCCGAAGAACGCCGGGCCGAGCAGAGGGCCCGGCTCACGATGCACGACGACGGCCATGGCACCACCTACGGCCGCTTCCAGATCCCCACCCATGTCGCGGACCGGTTCCGCAAGCAGCTCGGCGCGATCGCCAACCCGAAGGTCGGGGGTCAAGGGGCCGGCCCGCACGGGATGGGGCTCGCCCTGATCGAGTACGTGCAGCGCTACCCGGTCGACCGGCTCCCGGACTCCGGCGGCCTGGACGCCACCGTGGTGGTCACCATGACCCTGGAGACCCTGATGGGTGGGCTGAAGGCGGCCCAGCTCGACACCGGGACTCGGATCAGCCCCGCCCTGGCCCGGACCCTGGCCTGCCAGGCCGGGGTCATCCCCGCCGTCCTCGGCACCCGGTCCCAGGTCCTCGACCTGGGACGCAAGGCCCGCTTCCACACCAAGGCCCAACGCATCGCGCTCGCCGTGCAGCACGGCGGCTGCTACGCCCAGGGCTGCGAACGCCCCTCGGCATGGTGCCAGGCACATCACCTCACCCCCTGGTCCAAGGGCGGTGACACCACCGTCACCGACGGCGTCCTGCTCTGCCGACGCCACCACACCCTGGCCCACCACCCCAACTACTCGATGACCCACCTGTCCGGCGGGAAGGTCGCCTTCACCAAGCGAGAGTGA
- a CDS encoding amidohydrolase family protein, with protein sequence MRAERASKPPHRDTTAVRAFWEGLGLPGLFDVHVHFLPPNIQRAVYAVFDAAGDKIGREWPIRYRVSHEERVEILRGFGVRRFSTLPYAHKPGVAGYLNDWSRDFAAGVPEVLRSATFYPEPEAPSYVADLVADGVEVFKVHVQVGEFHLDDPLLDPVWGTLEDAGTPVVIHAGSGPVGNAFTGPDPLRRVLERFPRLTAIVAHMGAPECAEFLVLAETYERVHLDTTMVFTEFFGAYPPDLVPRLRDAQPKVLLGTDFPTIPYPYAEQLAGLARLDLGDAWLRDVCWHNATRLFAR encoded by the coding sequence GTGCGAGCGGAGCGAGCCTCGAAACCACCCCACCGCGACACGACCGCCGTACGCGCCTTCTGGGAGGGGCTGGGCCTCCCGGGCCTGTTCGACGTCCACGTCCACTTCCTGCCGCCCAACATCCAGCGCGCGGTCTACGCCGTCTTCGACGCCGCCGGCGACAAGATCGGCCGCGAGTGGCCGATCCGCTACCGCGTCTCGCACGAGGAGCGGGTCGAGATCCTGCGCGGCTTCGGCGTACGCCGCTTCTCGACGCTGCCCTACGCCCACAAGCCGGGCGTCGCGGGCTACCTCAACGACTGGTCACGCGACTTCGCCGCCGGGGTGCCGGAGGTCCTGCGCTCGGCGACGTTCTACCCCGAGCCCGAGGCGCCGTCGTACGTCGCCGACCTGGTCGCGGACGGCGTCGAGGTCTTCAAGGTGCACGTCCAGGTGGGGGAGTTCCACCTCGACGACCCGCTCCTCGACCCGGTGTGGGGCACCCTCGAGGACGCCGGCACGCCGGTCGTCATCCACGCCGGCTCCGGCCCGGTCGGCAACGCCTTCACCGGCCCCGACCCCCTGCGCCGGGTGCTCGAGCGCTTCCCTCGCCTGACCGCGATCGTGGCGCACATGGGCGCTCCGGAGTGCGCGGAGTTCCTGGTCCTCGCCGAGACCTACGAGCGCGTCCACCTGGACACCACCATGGTCTTCACCGAGTTCTTCGGCGCCTACCCACCCGACCTCGTCCCACGCCTGCGCGACGCCCAGCCCAAGGTCCTGCTCGGCACCGACTTCCCGACCATCCCCTACCCCTACGCCGAGCAGCTCGCCGGCCTCGCCCGCCTCGACCTCGGCGACGCCTGGCTCCGCGACGTCTGCTGGCACAACGCCACCCGCCTCTTCGCCCGCTGA
- the smpB gene encoding SsrA-binding protein SmpB, which produces MPKEQGRKIVAQNKKARHDYHIEDTFEAGMVLQGTEVKSLRMGRASLVDGFVDIDNREAWLHGVHIPEYTQGTWTNHAARRKRKLLLNRVEIDKIERRVNEKGLTVIPLSLYFVDGRAKIEIGLAKGKKTWDKRHSLAERQATREVEQAVGRRLKGMQD; this is translated from the coding sequence ATGCCGAAGGAGCAGGGGCGCAAGATCGTCGCGCAGAACAAGAAGGCGCGCCACGACTACCACATCGAGGACACCTTCGAGGCCGGCATGGTCCTCCAGGGCACCGAGGTGAAGTCGCTGCGGATGGGTCGCGCCTCGCTGGTCGACGGGTTCGTGGACATCGACAACCGCGAGGCGTGGCTGCACGGCGTCCACATCCCGGAGTACACCCAGGGGACCTGGACCAACCACGCCGCCCGCCGCAAGCGCAAGCTGCTGCTCAACCGGGTCGAGATCGACAAGATCGAGCGCCGCGTCAACGAGAAGGGCCTCACGGTCATCCCGCTGTCGCTGTACTTCGTCGACGGCCGCGCCAAGATCGAGATCGGCCTGGCCAAGGGCAAGAAGACCTGGGACAAGCGGCACTCCCTCGCCGAGCGCCAGGCCACCCGCGAGGTCGAGCAGGCCGTCGGCCGCCGGCTCAAGGGCATGCAGGACTGA
- a CDS encoding peptidoglycan DD-metalloendopeptidase family protein yields MRFFPSASRQRVVVASVAAAVALGGTAVPLANASAHDPLKDKKKHVEQQIEQAHDDLGETSKQVQRTTARLNAVRVRLTAAKSHLDGVRVRLAEARAKDAEMQLKLVAAQEALAQARQDLRDGREALAAQRVEVVNTVNDIYESGDPRLLAFASLMAAKTPEDVVRQMGATDAIVGRQDRAYAGLHAAEIVLQAREDRVEAAKLDMETKRADAAANLAAVGQLAEQARVARASVLGLLRSNRKARDEALSARAHDRQVLRELRKREARIKQQILAAAAQSGGKGGYSGATDGVLRPPTSSGYVTSPFGYRTHPIYGYYGLHDGTDFGVACGQSMLAVAGGTVMDTYYSSVYGNRLYLNLGNYNGKNLTAVYNHLSGYRASEGQRVRSGEVVGYAGSTGWSTGCHLHFTILVNGDPVDPMKYL; encoded by the coding sequence GTGCGCTTCTTCCCCAGCGCCTCTCGTCAGCGCGTCGTCGTGGCCTCCGTGGCCGCCGCCGTCGCCCTGGGCGGGACGGCGGTTCCTCTGGCCAACGCCTCCGCCCACGACCCGCTCAAGGACAAAAAGAAGCACGTCGAGCAGCAGATCGAGCAGGCCCACGACGATCTCGGCGAGACCAGCAAGCAGGTCCAGCGGACCACCGCACGGCTCAACGCCGTACGCGTGCGCCTGACCGCGGCCAAGAGCCACCTGGACGGGGTCCGCGTCCGCCTGGCCGAGGCGCGCGCCAAGGACGCCGAGATGCAGCTCAAGCTGGTCGCGGCCCAGGAGGCGCTCGCGCAGGCCCGCCAGGACCTACGGGACGGCCGGGAGGCGCTCGCGGCCCAGCGGGTCGAGGTCGTCAACACCGTCAACGACATCTACGAGAGCGGCGACCCGCGCCTGCTCGCCTTCGCCTCGCTGATGGCCGCCAAGACCCCCGAGGACGTCGTGCGCCAGATGGGCGCCACCGACGCGATCGTCGGTCGACAGGACCGCGCGTACGCCGGCCTGCACGCGGCCGAGATCGTCCTGCAGGCCCGCGAGGACCGGGTCGAGGCGGCCAAGCTGGACATGGAGACCAAGCGCGCCGACGCCGCCGCCAACCTCGCCGCCGTCGGTCAGCTGGCGGAGCAGGCGCGCGTCGCCCGGGCCAGCGTCCTCGGCCTGCTGAGGAGCAACCGCAAGGCGCGCGACGAGGCCCTGAGCGCTCGCGCCCACGACCGCCAGGTGCTGCGCGAGCTGCGCAAGCGCGAGGCCCGCATCAAGCAGCAGATCCTCGCCGCGGCCGCCCAGAGCGGCGGAAAGGGCGGCTACAGCGGGGCGACCGACGGCGTGCTGCGGCCCCCCACCAGCAGCGGCTACGTCACCTCGCCGTTCGGCTACCGCACCCACCCGATCTACGGCTACTACGGCCTGCACGACGGCACCGACTTCGGCGTCGCCTGCGGCCAGTCCATGCTCGCCGTCGCCGGCGGCACCGTGATGGACACCTACTACTCCTCGGTCTACGGCAACCGGCTCTACCTCAACCTGGGCAACTACAACGGCAAGAACCTCACCGCCGTCTACAACCACCTGTCCGGCTACCGCGCCTCCGAGGGTCAGCGGGTCAGGAGCGGCGAGGTCGTCGGGTACGCCGGCTCCACCGGCTGGTCGACCGGCTGCCACCTGCACTTCACGATCCTGGTCAACGGCGACCCGGTCGACCCGATGAAGTACCTCTGA
- the ftsX gene encoding permease-like cell division protein FtsX, translating to MQLRHTFTELRQSLRRNVSMHIAVVLTLFVSLTLVGFGALLNQQAVAAADQWGSELQITVYLCRDGDDNPACVSEVTDPQKQAIEDVVEESPEVDSWYLESKEEAFEKVKDLYGDERFEGPDAALTADDMAESIWITLKDPDEYEGITSQVIGLPGVAGVQDLREVVGPILSTIDWIKFASWAIAGFLVFAALLLVANTIRLAALARRKEIGIMRLVGASTLYIALPFLMEALVTAFLGVALAAGALAALVKWGIIGGLSGDLAFIPWIGWPEYGVAVAVIAILGPVLTVLPTLLLTRKYIKV from the coding sequence ATGCAGCTGCGCCACACGTTCACCGAGCTCCGCCAGAGCCTGCGCCGCAACGTCTCCATGCACATCGCGGTCGTCCTCACCCTCTTCGTGTCACTGACCCTGGTCGGCTTCGGCGCCCTGCTCAACCAGCAGGCCGTCGCCGCCGCGGACCAGTGGGGCAGCGAGCTCCAGATCACCGTCTACCTGTGTCGCGACGGCGACGACAACCCCGCCTGCGTCTCCGAGGTCACCGACCCGCAGAAGCAGGCGATCGAGGACGTGGTCGAGGAGAGCCCCGAGGTCGACAGCTGGTACCTCGAGTCCAAGGAGGAGGCCTTCGAGAAGGTCAAGGACCTCTACGGCGACGAGCGGTTCGAGGGACCCGACGCCGCGCTGACGGCCGACGACATGGCCGAGTCGATCTGGATCACGCTGAAGGACCCCGACGAGTACGAGGGCATCACGAGCCAGGTCATCGGCCTGCCCGGGGTCGCCGGCGTGCAGGACCTGCGTGAGGTCGTGGGCCCGATCCTCAGCACCATCGACTGGATCAAGTTCGCCTCGTGGGCGATCGCCGGGTTCCTGGTGTTCGCCGCGCTCCTGCTGGTCGCCAACACGATCCGGCTCGCCGCGCTCGCGCGGCGCAAGGAGATCGGGATCATGCGCCTGGTGGGTGCCTCGACGCTCTACATCGCGCTGCCGTTCCTCATGGAGGCGCTGGTGACGGCGTTCCTGGGCGTGGCGCTGGCCGCCGGAGCCCTCGCGGCGCTGGTGAAGTGGGGCATCATCGGCGGCCTCAGCGGCGACCTGGCGTTCATTCCGTGGATCGGCTGGCCGGAGTACGGCGTGGCCGTCGCGGTGATCGCGATCCTGGGCCCGGTCCTCACGGTGCTGCCGACACTCCTACTGACCCGGAAATACATCAAAGTCTGA
- the ftsE gene encoding cell division ATP-binding protein FtsE, giving the protein MIRFEKVTKTYPGPGKPALDNVSINIEKGEFVFLVGASGSGKSTALRLVLRETRPTAGRVHVAGKEVNRLASWKVPRLRRQIGTVFQDFRLLSGKTVAENVAFALQVIGKPRDEIRDVVPRTLELVGLQDKGDRLPDELSGGEQQRVAIARAFVNRPMILIADEPTGNLDPTTSAGIMSLLDRINATGTTVLMATHDNSVVDQMQKRVIELDHGRVTRDEATGSYGTEAV; this is encoded by the coding sequence GTGATTCGCTTCGAGAAGGTCACCAAGACCTATCCCGGTCCGGGAAAGCCTGCCCTCGACAACGTGTCGATCAACATCGAGAAGGGCGAGTTCGTCTTCCTCGTGGGGGCCTCCGGGTCCGGCAAGTCGACGGCCCTGCGGCTGGTGCTCCGCGAGACCCGCCCCACCGCCGGTCGCGTCCACGTCGCCGGCAAGGAGGTCAACCGCCTCGCCAGCTGGAAGGTGCCGCGGCTGCGCCGTCAGATCGGGACCGTGTTCCAGGACTTCCGGCTGCTCTCCGGCAAGACCGTCGCTGAGAACGTCGCCTTCGCGCTGCAGGTGATCGGCAAGCCCCGGGACGAGATCCGCGACGTGGTGCCGCGCACCCTCGAGCTGGTCGGCCTGCAGGACAAGGGCGACCGGCTCCCCGACGAGCTGTCGGGAGGCGAGCAGCAGCGCGTCGCGATCGCCCGCGCCTTTGTCAACCGGCCGATGATCCTCATCGCCGACGAGCCCACCGGCAACCTGGACCCCACCACGTCCGCCGGAATCATGAGCCTGCTCGACCGCATCAACGCCACGGGCACCACCGTGCTCATGGCCACGCACGACAACTCCGTCGTGGACCAGATGCAGAAGCGCGTCATCGAGCTCGACCACGGCCGGGTCACCCGGGACGAGGCCACCGGCTCCTACGGCACCGAGGCGGTCTGA
- the prfB gene encoding peptide chain release factor 2: MAGPDYDSEIKQLQATMHTIEQVLDIDNMRTEIADLGEQVAAPDLWDDQANATRVTGRLSALQGEVDRFAALQSRIEDLEIMVELATEEGDDDSLADAERELGRIKQAVERLEVRTLLNGEYDPREALVSIRAGAGGVDAADFAETLMRMYVRWAEQHDYPVEVYETSYAEEAGLKSATFAIHAPYAYGTLSVEAGTHRLVRISPFDNQGRRQTSFAAVEVVPVLEQTDEIDVPDEEIRVDVYRSGGPGGQSVNTTDSAVRLTHIPTGTVVSCQNEKSQLQNKASAMVVLKAKLLALKKAEEKAHLDGLRGDVQASWGDQMRNYVLNPYQVVKDLRTGYEVGNPTAVFDGDLDGFLEAGIRWRRGTDKAEAN; the protein is encoded by the coding sequence GTGGCAGGACCCGATTACGACTCCGAGATCAAGCAGCTCCAGGCGACGATGCACACCATCGAGCAGGTGCTCGACATCGACAACATGCGCACCGAGATCGCCGACCTGGGCGAGCAGGTGGCCGCCCCGGACCTCTGGGACGACCAGGCCAACGCGACCCGCGTGACCGGGCGGCTCTCCGCGCTGCAGGGCGAGGTCGACCGCTTCGCGGCGCTCCAGAGCCGGATCGAGGACCTCGAGATCATGGTCGAGCTGGCCACCGAGGAGGGCGACGACGACTCGCTCGCCGACGCCGAGCGGGAGCTCGGCCGGATCAAGCAGGCCGTCGAGCGGCTCGAGGTCCGCACGCTGCTCAACGGCGAGTACGACCCCCGCGAGGCGCTGGTGAGCATCCGCGCGGGCGCCGGCGGCGTCGACGCGGCCGACTTCGCCGAGACCCTCATGCGCATGTACGTCCGCTGGGCCGAGCAGCACGACTACCCGGTGGAGGTCTACGAGACCTCCTACGCCGAGGAGGCCGGCCTGAAGTCGGCCACCTTCGCGATCCATGCGCCGTACGCCTACGGCACGCTCAGCGTCGAGGCCGGCACCCACCGGCTCGTGCGGATCAGCCCCTTCGACAACCAGGGCCGACGCCAGACCAGCTTCGCCGCGGTCGAGGTGGTCCCCGTGCTGGAGCAGACCGACGAGATCGACGTGCCCGACGAGGAGATCCGCGTCGACGTCTACCGCTCCGGAGGCCCGGGCGGCCAGTCGGTCAACACCACCGACTCCGCGGTGCGCCTGACCCACATCCCCACCGGCACGGTGGTCTCCTGCCAGAACGAGAAGAGCCAGCTGCAGAACAAGGCCAGCGCCATGGTGGTGCTGAAGGCCAAGCTGCTCGCCCTCAAGAAGGCCGAGGAGAAGGCCCACCTCGACGGGCTGCGCGGCGACGTGCAGGCCAGCTGGGGCGACCAGATGCGCAACTACGTGCTCAACCCCTACCAGGTGGTCAAGGACCTGCGCACCGGCTACGAGGTCGGCAACCCGACCGCGGTCTTCGACGGCGACCTGGACGGCTTCCTCGAGGCCGGCATCCGCTGGCGCCGCGGCACCGACAAGGCCGAGGCCAACTAG
- a CDS encoding pyruvate carboxylase, whose product MFSKVLVANRGEIAIRAFRAAYELGARTVAVFPYEDRWSEHRLKADEAYEIGERGHPVRAYLDPETIVATAVKAGADAVYPGYGFLSENPALAEACANAGITFIGPTSDVLTLTGNKARAIAAAKAAGVPTLASVEPSTDVDALVESAKALPYPLFVKAVAGGGGRGMRRVDDPAHLREAVETCMREGEGAFGDPTVFIEQAVVEPRHIEVQILADGEGNVIHLFERDCSVQRRHQKVVEIAPAPNLDPELRQRMCDDAVRFAREIGYRNAGTVEFLLDPHGNYVFIEMNPRIQVEHTVTEEVTDVDLVQSQLRIAAGETLADLGLSQDSIQLRGAALQCRITTEDPANNFRPDTGVITTYRSPGGGGVRLDGGTTYTGAEVSAHFDSMLAKLTCRGRTFDIAVQKARRAVAEFRIRGVSTNIAFLQAVLADPDFSSGHITTSFIETHPQLLQARASGDRGTKLLTYLADVTVNQPHGPAPVTLDPASKLPEVNLEVPAPDGTRQLLLEVGPDEFARRLREQNTVAVTDTTFRDAHQSLLATRVRTRDLTAVAGHVARTTPQLWSVEAWGGATYDVALRFLQEDPWERLDKLRQSIPNICLQMLLRGRNTVGYTPYPTAVTDAFVHEAAATGIDVFRIFDALNDVEQMRPAIEAVRATGTTVAEVALCYTGDLSDPAEKLYTLDYYLKLAERIVDAGAHVLAIKDMAGLLRAPAARTLVTALRREFDLPVHLHTHDTPGGQLGTLLAAIDSGVDAVDAASASMAGTTSQPPLSALVSATDHSARETGLSLSAVNALEPYWEAMRRVYAPFESGLPAPTGRVYRHEIPGGQLSNLRQQAIALGLGEKFEQVEDMYAAANDILGNVVKVTPSSKVVGDLALALVGLGADPQEFADDPARFDIPDSVIGFLNGELGDPPGGWPEPFRTKALEGRSYTPPAEELGEQQAAGLAGAQPTRRQTLNELLFPGPTKTFAEGRQTYGDVSVLPTLDYLYGLRRGEEHEVELEEGVTLLLGLQAIGEPDERGYRSVMATINGQMRPISIRDKSVASEVAAAEKADPAKPGHVAAPFQGAVTIAVSEGDAVKAGDTVATIEAMKMEASITAPVDGTVQRVALSGTQSVDGGDLVLVLG is encoded by the coding sequence ATGTTCTCCAAGGTGCTGGTCGCCAACCGTGGCGAGATCGCCATCCGGGCCTTCCGGGCCGCCTACGAGCTCGGCGCCCGGACGGTCGCCGTCTTCCCCTACGAGGACCGCTGGTCCGAGCACCGGCTCAAGGCCGACGAGGCCTATGAGATCGGTGAGCGGGGGCACCCGGTGCGGGCCTACCTCGACCCCGAGACGATCGTCGCGACCGCCGTGAAGGCCGGCGCCGACGCGGTCTACCCCGGCTACGGCTTCCTGAGCGAGAACCCCGCGCTGGCCGAGGCCTGCGCCAACGCCGGCATCACGTTCATCGGCCCGACCTCCGACGTGCTGACGCTGACCGGCAACAAGGCCCGCGCCATCGCCGCGGCCAAGGCCGCCGGCGTGCCGACGCTGGCCAGCGTGGAGCCGTCGACCGACGTGGATGCGCTGGTCGAGTCGGCCAAGGCGCTGCCCTACCCGCTGTTCGTGAAGGCCGTCGCCGGTGGCGGCGGGCGCGGCATGCGGCGCGTCGACGACCCCGCGCACCTGCGCGAGGCGGTCGAGACCTGCATGCGCGAGGGCGAGGGCGCCTTCGGCGACCCGACCGTCTTCATCGAGCAGGCCGTGGTCGAGCCCCGCCACATCGAGGTGCAGATCCTCGCCGACGGCGAGGGGAACGTGATCCACCTCTTCGAGCGCGACTGCTCGGTGCAGCGACGCCACCAGAAGGTCGTCGAGATCGCCCCCGCGCCCAACCTGGACCCCGAGCTGCGCCAGCGGATGTGCGACGACGCGGTGCGCTTCGCCCGCGAGATCGGCTACCGCAACGCCGGCACCGTGGAGTTCCTGCTCGACCCGCACGGCAACTACGTCTTCATCGAGATGAACCCGCGCATCCAGGTCGAGCACACGGTCACCGAGGAGGTCACCGACGTCGACCTGGTGCAGTCGCAGCTGCGGATCGCCGCGGGCGAGACCCTGGCCGACCTCGGCCTGTCGCAGGACTCCATCCAGCTGCGCGGCGCCGCCCTGCAGTGCCGGATCACCACGGAGGACCCGGCCAACAACTTCCGTCCCGACACCGGGGTCATCACCACCTACCGCTCCCCCGGCGGCGGCGGCGTCCGCCTCGACGGCGGTACGACGTACACCGGCGCGGAGGTCTCCGCGCACTTCGACTCGATGCTGGCCAAGCTCACCTGCCGCGGCCGGACCTTCGACATCGCCGTGCAGAAGGCGCGCCGCGCGGTGGCGGAGTTCCGCATCCGCGGCGTCTCCACCAACATCGCGTTCCTGCAGGCGGTGCTGGCCGACCCCGACTTCTCCAGCGGCCACATCACCACCTCGTTCATCGAGACCCACCCGCAGCTGCTCCAGGCCCGCGCGAGCGGCGACCGCGGCACCAAGCTGCTCACCTACCTCGCCGACGTCACCGTCAACCAGCCGCACGGGCCGGCGCCGGTGACCCTGGACCCGGCCAGCAAGCTGCCCGAGGTCAACCTCGAGGTCCCGGCTCCCGACGGCACCCGCCAGCTGCTGCTCGAGGTCGGCCCGGACGAGTTCGCGCGCCGGCTGCGCGAGCAGAACACGGTCGCGGTGACCGACACGACCTTCCGGGACGCGCACCAGTCGCTGCTCGCCACCCGCGTGCGCACCCGCGACCTGACCGCGGTCGCCGGGCACGTGGCACGCACGACGCCGCAGCTGTGGTCGGTGGAGGCCTGGGGCGGCGCGACGTACGACGTGGCGCTGCGCTTCCTGCAGGAGGACCCGTGGGAGCGGCTCGACAAGCTGCGGCAGTCGATCCCCAACATCTGCCTGCAGATGCTGCTGCGCGGGCGCAACACGGTCGGCTACACGCCGTACCCCACCGCGGTCACCGACGCGTTCGTGCACGAGGCGGCCGCCACGGGCATCGACGTCTTCCGGATCTTCGACGCGCTCAACGACGTCGAGCAGATGCGCCCCGCGATCGAGGCGGTGCGCGCCACGGGCACCACCGTCGCCGAGGTCGCGCTCTGCTACACCGGCGACCTCTCCGACCCGGCCGAGAAGCTGTACACCCTGGACTACTACCTCAAGCTGGCCGAGCGGATCGTCGACGCCGGCGCCCACGTGCTCGCGATCAAGGACATGGCCGGCCTGCTCCGCGCGCCGGCCGCGCGCACGCTGGTCACCGCGCTGCGCCGCGAGTTCGACCTGCCGGTGCACCTGCACACCCACGACACCCCGGGCGGCCAGCTGGGCACGCTGCTGGCCGCCATCGACTCCGGGGTCGACGCGGTCGACGCCGCCAGCGCCTCGATGGCCGGTACGACGTCGCAGCCACCGCTCTCGGCGCTGGTCTCGGCCACCGACCACTCCGCGCGCGAGACCGGGCTGTCGCTGTCGGCGGTCAATGCGCTGGAGCCCTACTGGGAGGCGATGCGCCGCGTCTACGCGCCGTTCGAGTCGGGACTGCCCGCGCCGACCGGGCGCGTCTACCGCCACGAGATCCCCGGCGGCCAGCTCTCCAACCTGCGTCAGCAGGCCATCGCGCTCGGCCTGGGCGAGAAGTTCGAGCAGGTCGAGGACATGTACGCCGCGGCCAACGACATCCTGGGCAACGTCGTGAAGGTGACGCCGTCGTCCAAGGTCGTCGGGGACCTGGCGCTCGCGCTCGTGGGCCTCGGCGCCGACCCGCAGGAGTTCGCCGACGACCCCGCGAGGTTCGACATCCCGGACTCGGTCATCGGCTTCCTCAACGGCGAGCTCGGCGACCCGCCGGGCGGCTGGCCCGAGCCGTTCCGCACCAAGGCCCTCGAAGGCCGCTCCTACACGCCTCCGGCCGAGGAGCTGGGCGAGCAGCAGGCCGCCGGCCTGGCCGGCGCCCAGCCGACCCGGCGGCAGACGCTCAACGAGCTGCTCTTCCCCGGCCCCACGAAGACCTTCGCCGAGGGTCGTCAGACCTACGGCGACGTGTCGGTCCTGCCCACGCTGGACTACCTCTACGGGCTGCGGCGCGGCGAGGAGCACGAGGTGGAGCTCGAGGAGGGCGTCACCCTGCTGCTCGGGCTGCAGGCGATCGGCGAGCCGGACGAGCGCGGCTACCGCAGCGTGATGGCCACGATCAACGGCCAGATGCGCCCGATCAGCATCCGCGACAAGTCGGTCGCCTCCGAGGTGGCCGCGGCCGAGAAGGCCGACCCGGCCAAGCCCGGTCACGTCGCGGCGCCGTTCCAGGGCGCGGTCACGATCGCGGTCTCCGAGGGCGACGCCGTCAAGGCCGGCGACACGGTCGCGACGATCGAGGCCATGAAGATGGAGGCCTCGATCACCGCCCCCGTGGACGGCACGGTCCAGCGGGTCGCCCTGTCCGGCACCCAGTCCGTCGACGGCGGCGACCTGGTGCTGGTCCTCGGCTGA